A window of the Gemmatimonadota bacterium genome harbors these coding sequences:
- a CDS encoding response regulator, with translation MGATIMTVDDAATIRKMVSWTLKGAGHEVIEAADGAEALTAIRGRKVDMVISDINMPNMDGIELTRQLRGRPETARIPVILLTTESDAEKKAAGKAAGATGWMVKPFSQDALLAVVAKVIP, from the coding sequence ATGGGCGCGACGATCATGACGGTCGACGATGCAGCCACGATCCGGAAGATGGTCTCCTGGACGCTCAAGGGCGCGGGCCACGAGGTCATCGAGGCCGCGGACGGCGCCGAGGCGCTCACGGCGATCCGCGGGCGCAAAGTGGACATGGTGATCAGCGACATCAACATGCCGAACATGGATGGCATCGAGCTCACGCGCCAACTGCGTGGGCGCCCGGAGACCGCGCGCATCCCGGTGATCCTGCTGACGACCGAATCGGACGCCGAGAAGAAGGCGGCGGGCAAGGCGGCTGGGGCGACGGGGTGGATGGTGAAGCCCTTCAGTCAAGATGCGCTGCTCGCGGTCGTCGCGAAGGTGATCCCATGA